CGCTCGGCGAGGTCGAAGGCATCGCGCGCCATGTAGAAGCACTCCGCCGGATCGGACGGGTAGAGCGCGATGTGCTTGGTGTCGCCGTGCGAAGCGTAGGCGATGGCCATCAGATCGCCCTGCTGCGTGCGCGTGGGCATGCCGGTGGACGGCCCCGTGCGCTGGATGTCGAAGAAGACCGACGGGACCTCGGCGTAGTACGCCAGCCCGATGAACTCCTCCATCAGCGAGATGCCCGGGCCGGAGGTGGAGGTGAAGGCGCGGGCGCCCGCCCAGCCGGCGCCGATCACCATGCCGGCGGCGGCCAACTCGTCCTCGGCCTGGATCATGGCGTATCGACGTTCGCCGGTGGCCGCGTCCACGCGGTACTGCTCGCAGAACCCCTTGAAGCCTTCCATGAGCGACGTGGACGGGGTGATCGGATACCAGGCCCCGACCGTGGCGCCGGCGTAGACGCAGCCGAGCGCGGCGGCCGTATTGCCGTCGATGACGATCGCGCCGGCGGTTTCGTGCATCCGCTCGAGCCGGAACGGAAGCGGGTGCGCAAAATGCGCGGTGGCGTAGTCGTGGCCGAGCGCGATGGCCCGGAAGTTCGCGTCGAGCAGCGAGCGCTTCTTGGAGAACTTCTCGCGCAGCATCTCGCCGATCACGTCCATGTCGATGTCGAGCAGCGCGGCGAGCGTGCCGGCGTATGCGATGTTCCGCAGTAGCGTGCGGTTGCGGTCGCCTTCGAAGTTCTGCACGCACAGCTCGCCGAACGGCACGCCGAGGATGGTGATGTCGTCGCGCCGCAACTCGGGGTCCAGCGGCCAGGTGGCGTCGTACACCAGGTATCCGCCCGGCCGCACCGACGCCACGTCCCGGGCGTAGGTGGACGTGTTGAGCGCCACCATCAGGTCGATCTGCTCGGGGCGCGCGGTGTAGCCGTCCTTGCTCACCCGGATTTCGTACCAGGTGGGAAGTCCCTGGATGTTGGACGGGAAGATGTTCTTGCCGGTGACCGGGATCCCCATCCGGAAGATGGCCTGCATGAGGAGGCTGTTGGCGCTCGCCGAGCCCGTGCCGTTGACGGTGGCCATCTTGAAGGCGAAATCGTTGACGCCGCTCATGACGCGCTCCGGCCGGCGTACGCCGTGATGAGGTCGAACCGCTGCATGTCCCAGGCCGCCGTGGGGCAGCGTTCGGCGCACAGGCCGCAGTGCAGGCACACGTCCTCGTCCTTCACCATGAGACGGCTGGTCTGTGGCAGCGGGGCAGAGACGTACAGGTCCTGCTGCAGGTTGACGGCCGGCGCCGAGAGGCGGGTGCGCAGATCCGCCTCGGTGCCGCCGTCGGGGGTGATCGTGAGACAGTTCACGGGGCACACGTCAACGCAGGCGTCGCACTCGATGCACAGCGCGGCGGAGAACTGCGTCTCGATGTCGCAGTTGAGACAGCGTTGCACCTCGCGCGCCGTCTGCTCCGGCGTGAACCCGAGCTCGACCTCCACCGACACGTCGGCAAAGCGCTTCACGAGCTCCTCGTGCTGCATGGCGGCGCGCGGCGACGGATTGTAATCGTTGTGGTAGCTCCAGGCGTGCATCCCCATCTTGGAGCTGACGAGGTTCATGCCGTCGGCCGGCCGCTCGGCAACCGGCACGCTCTGGCAGTGGTTGTGGATCGAGATCGCCGCCTGGTGGCCATGCTCCACGGCCCAGATGATGTTCTCGGGGCCCCACGCCGCGTCGCCGCCAAAGAACACGCCGGCGCGCGTGGACTGGAAGGTCTTCCGGTCCACGATCGGCATGTCCCACTTGGCATCGAAGTCGATGCCGAGGTCGCGTTCGATCCAGGGAAACGCATTGTCCTGGCCGATGGCGAGAATCACGGCGTCGCAGGGGATGATCACGGTGTCGAGCAGCGTGCTCGTCTGACGGCCGTTCTCTTCGGTCCACTGCAGGCGCTCGAACTCCATCCCCACGAGCCGGCCCTGCTCGACCACGAAGCGCTTGGGGGCATGGTTCTCGATGATCTCGATGCCTTCCTCTTCGGCATCCTCGAGTTCCCAGGGCGACGCTTTGAAATAACGGCGGGAGCGGCGGGCCACGACCTTGATGTCCGTGCCGCCCAGTCGCCGGGACGTGCGGCAACAGTCCATCGCCGTGTTGCCGACGCCGATGATGAGCACGCGGGGTTCGATCTTCTCGATGTGACCGAAGTGCACGGACCCCAGCCACTCGATGCCGATGTGCACGCTGCCGGTGTCCCAGCGTCCCGGGATGTCCAGTTCCTTGCCTCTGGGCGCGCCGCTGCCTACGAACACGGCGTCGTAGCGTTCGTCGAGGAGCGCCTTCATGCTCTCGACCGGCGTGCCGTACCGGATGTCCACGCCCATGTCCAGGATGTTGCCCACCTCGTCGTCGAGCACGTGGGCGGGCAGCCGGAACGCCGGAATGTTGAAACGCATCAACCCGCCGGCCTGCGTGAGCTTCTCGTAGATCACGCACTCGTAGCCCAGCGGCATGAGATCGTTGGCCACGGTGAGCGACGCCGGACCGGCACCCACGAGCGCCACGCGCTTGCCGTTCTTCTGTTCGGGGATTGCCGGCAGACGGTCGTGGATGTCGTCGCGGAGATCAGCGGCCACGCGTTTGAGGCGGCAGATGGCCACCGGCTTGCCGTCCACGCGGCCGCGGCGGCACGCGGGTTCGCAGGGCCGGTCGCAGGTGCGACCGAGGATGCCGGGAAACACGTTCGACTCGCGGTTGAGCATGTACGAGTCCGTGTACCGGCCCTGCGCGATCAATCGGATGTATTCGGGTACGTTCGTGTGGGCGGGGCAGCCCCACTGACAGTCGACGACTTTATGGTAGTAACGCGGGTTGGCGACGTCCGTCGGGTGCATGCAGCTCTTTTCCTCGCACACAGGTTGGCTGGAGTTTCGCGGCACAGGAAGGTGATTGCAAGCCGGTGCGTGCGGAAGTCACATTGCCTTTTCCTTCGCGCGGCCGTAGCTTACCGTT
Above is a genomic segment from Gemmatimonadaceae bacterium containing:
- a CDS encoding 2-oxoacid:acceptor oxidoreductase subunit alpha, with the protein product MSGVNDFAFKMATVNGTGSASANSLLMQAIFRMGIPVTGKNIFPSNIQGLPTWYEIRVSKDGYTARPEQIDLMVALNTSTYARDVASVRPGGYLVYDATWPLDPELRRDDITILGVPFGELCVQNFEGDRNRTLLRNIAYAGTLAALLDIDMDVIGEMLREKFSKKRSLLDANFRAIALGHDYATAHFAHPLPFRLERMHETAGAIVIDGNTAAALGCVYAGATVGAWYPITPSTSLMEGFKGFCEQYRVDAATGERRYAMIQAEDELAAAGMVIGAGWAGARAFTSTSGPGISLMEEFIGLAYYAEVPSVFFDIQRTGPSTGMPTRTQQGDLMAIAYASHGDTKHIALYPSDPAECFYMARDAFDLAERYQTPVFVVSDLDIGMNDWMVPRLTWDDAYVPDRGKVLSADDLERITKFSRYVDVDGDGITARTLPGVHPKGAYFTRGSGHDKHGVYTEDSAEYLEVVDRLARKINGAASAVPAPEFRRQANAEIGIVSIGGCHAAVLEAVDRLRAQGIATDYMRIRGFPFDAPVAEFLNAHELVFVVEQNRDAQLRSLLTLETGVPRDHMIPILDYGGLPLTARTVVNGVTQHLQGAAV
- a CDS encoding FAD-dependent oxidoreductase, whose protein sequence is MHPTDVANPRYYHKVVDCQWGCPAHTNVPEYIRLIAQGRYTDSYMLNRESNVFPGILGRTCDRPCEPACRRGRVDGKPVAICRLKRVAADLRDDIHDRLPAIPEQKNGKRVALVGAGPASLTVANDLMPLGYECVIYEKLTQAGGLMRFNIPAFRLPAHVLDDEVGNILDMGVDIRYGTPVESMKALLDERYDAVFVGSGAPRGKELDIPGRWDTGSVHIGIEWLGSVHFGHIEKIEPRVLIIGVGNTAMDCCRTSRRLGGTDIKVVARRSRRYFKASPWELEDAEEEGIEIIENHAPKRFVVEQGRLVGMEFERLQWTEENGRQTSTLLDTVIIPCDAVILAIGQDNAFPWIERDLGIDFDAKWDMPIVDRKTFQSTRAGVFFGGDAAWGPENIIWAVEHGHQAAISIHNHCQSVPVAERPADGMNLVSSKMGMHAWSYHNDYNPSPRAAMQHEELVKRFADVSVEVELGFTPEQTAREVQRCLNCDIETQFSAALCIECDACVDVCPVNCLTITPDGGTEADLRTRLSAPAVNLQQDLYVSAPLPQTSRLMVKDEDVCLHCGLCAERCPTAAWDMQRFDLITAYAGRSAS